Proteins co-encoded in one Megalops cyprinoides isolate fMegCyp1 chromosome 1, fMegCyp1.pri, whole genome shotgun sequence genomic window:
- the LOC118783588 gene encoding microfibril-associated glycoprotein 4-like has translation MTVPVLLFLLLPVAILSLPVKKYQPMDCEDVYYNGSTESRVYTIFPAGQHSPVQVFCEMGCEEDSDGGRWTVIQRRMDGSVNFYKPWEQYKNGFGNVSGEYWLGLENIFLLTWAKKYELKVDMEDFEGGKVHATYATFAIDSEADGYRLQLGKYIDGGAGDALSYHNQQKFSTFDKDQDNYYYYYYYSYYNCAERHQGGFWFNSCMNANPNGLYVWGQTSNYDIGVKWQTWKSYYSLKSITMKIRPLSLDDVEDNKGPVSAIP, from the exons GTCCCAgtgctcctcttcctgctgcttcctgtggcaatactctcacttcctgtgaaaAAGTACCAGCCAATGGATTGTGAGGATGTCTACTACAACGGCTCTACAGAGAGCAGGGTGTACACCATCTTCCCTGCTGGACAGCATTCTCCTGTCCAGGTCTTCTGTGAGATGGGCTGTGAGGAAGACAGTGATGGAGGAAGGTGGACA gtgaTTCAGAGGAGGATGGATGGCTCTGTGAACTTCTACAAGCCCTGGGAGCAGTACAAGAACGGCTTTGGGAATGTATCTGGAGAGTACTGGCTGG GACTGGAGAACATCTTCCTTCTCACCTGGGCAAAGAAGTATGAGCTGAAGGTGGACATGGAGGACTTTGAGGGGGGGAAGGTCCACGCCACGTACGCCACCTTTGCTATCGACTCTGAGGCAGATGGGTACAGGCTGCAGCTTGGAAAGTACATagatggaggagcag gagATGCTCTGAGCTATCACAATCAGCAAAAGTTTTCCACCTTCGACAAGGACCAGgataactactactactattattactactCTTATTATAACTGTGCTGAAAGACATCAGGGAGGATTTTGGTTTAACTCCTGCATGAATGCAAACCCCAACGGCTTGTACGTGTGGGGGCAGACCAGCAACTATGACATCGGTGTCAAGTGGCAGACCTGGAAGAGCTACTACTCCCTGAAGTCCATCACCATGAAGATCAGACCCTTGTCTCTGGATGATGTGGAGGATAACAAGGGGCCTGTCTCTGCTATCCCATAG